From a region of the Constantimarinum furrinae genome:
- the sufB gene encoding Fe-S cluster assembly protein SufB: MGKFTEDDLKKELETKEYEYGFYTDIESDTFPVGLNEDIVRAISAKKEEPEWMTEWRLEAFRHWKEMIEPEWANVTYKKPDFQNISYYSAPSKKPKYDSIDEVDPELLETFKKLGISLDEQKKLAGVAVDIVMDSVSVATTFKKTLNEKGIIFCSISEAIKEHPELVKKYLGTVVPQRDNFYAALNSAVFSDGSFCYIPKGVKCPMELSTYFRINQAGTGQFERTLVIADKGSYVSYLEGCTAPSRDENQLHAAVVELIALDDAEIKYSTVQNWYPGGKDGKGGVYNFVTKRGICERNAKISWTQVETGSAITWKYPSCILKGDNSIGEFYSIAVTNNYQQADTGTKMIHLGKNTKSTIISKGISAGQSQNSYRGLVKISPRADNARNFSQCDSLLMGNNCGAHTFPYIEVKNKSAQIEHEATTSKIGEDQIFYCNQRGIDTEKAIALIVNGFSKEVLNKLPMEFAVEAQKLLEISLEGSVG, encoded by the coding sequence ATGGGAAAGTTTACTGAAGACGACTTAAAGAAAGAACTCGAAACCAAGGAATACGAGTATGGATTTTATACCGATATAGAATCTGATACTTTTCCTGTGGGTTTAAATGAGGATATCGTACGGGCAATTTCAGCTAAAAAGGAAGAACCCGAATGGATGACTGAATGGCGGCTGGAAGCTTTTCGTCACTGGAAAGAAATGATAGAGCCGGAATGGGCTAATGTTACCTATAAAAAACCGGACTTTCAGAATATCTCTTATTATTCGGCTCCTTCAAAAAAACCCAAATACGACAGTATTGATGAAGTAGATCCGGAATTGCTGGAAACCTTTAAGAAATTAGGTATCTCTTTGGATGAACAAAAGAAACTTGCGGGAGTTGCTGTGGATATTGTAATGGATTCGGTTTCGGTAGCAACAACCTTTAAAAAGACCCTTAACGAAAAAGGGATCATCTTTTGTTCGATTTCCGAAGCGATAAAAGAACATCCCGAACTGGTAAAAAAATATCTTGGAACGGTTGTCCCTCAAAGAGATAACTTTTATGCCGCCCTAAACAGTGCTGTTTTTAGTGACGGATCGTTTTGTTATATACCAAAGGGAGTGAAGTGTCCTATGGAACTTTCCACTTACTTTCGAATTAATCAGGCCGGTACAGGTCAGTTTGAACGTACTCTGGTAATAGCAGACAAGGGCAGCTATGTAAGTTACTTAGAAGGTTGTACTGCGCCAAGTAGAGACGAAAACCAATTACATGCCGCCGTGGTAGAGCTCATCGCTCTAGACGATGCAGAAATCAAATATTCTACCGTTCAAAACTGGTACCCAGGAGGGAAAGACGGAAAAGGCGGAGTCTATAATTTTGTTACCAAACGAGGTATTTGCGAAAGGAACGCTAAGATATCATGGACTCAGGTAGAAACCGGAAGTGCCATTACGTGGAAATACCCTAGTTGTATTCTAAAAGGCGATAATTCTATAGGTGAATTTTATTCCATCGCTGTCACAAACAATTATCAGCAAGCAGATACCGGAACTAAAATGATCCACTTGGGCAAGAATACTAAGAGTACGATCATTTCTAAAGGCATATCGGCCGGACAATCACAAAATAGTTATCGCGGATTGGTAAAAATAAGCCCCAGAGCCGACAATGCCCGTAATTTTTCACAATGTGATTCACTCTTAATGGGTAATAATTGCGGTGCACATACTTTTCCGTATATAGAAGTTAAAAATAAAAGCGCTCAAATAGAGCACGAAGCAACCACCAGTAAGATTGGCGAAGACCAGATCTTTTATTGTAATCAGCGAGGTATTGATACGGAAAAGGCAATTGCCCTTATTGTAAACGGATTCAGTAAAGAGGTGTTAAATAAGCTTCCTATGGAGTTTGCCGTAGAAGCGCAAAAATTATTGGAAATAAGCCTTGAAGGGTCGGTTGGATAG
- the sufC gene encoding Fe-S cluster assembly ATPase SufC, with protein MLKINDLHASVEDKDILKGITLSVNAGEVHAIMGPNGSGKSTLASVIAGKDEFEITRGEMSLNGEDISELDPEERAHKGVFLSFQYPVEIPGVSVTNFIKTAINETRKAKGLEDMPASEMLKKIKEKADMLEIDRKFLSRSLNEGFSGGEKKRNEIFQLAMMEPKLAILDETDSGLDIDALKVVASGVNKLRSKDNAVIVITHYQRLLDYIVPDFVHVLMDGRIVKSGSKELAYELEEKGYDWIKEELV; from the coding sequence ATGTTAAAAATTAACGACTTACACGCAAGTGTAGAAGACAAAGATATTTTAAAGGGCATCACTCTTTCAGTGAATGCCGGTGAGGTACATGCGATCATGGGTCCTAATGGATCGGGTAAAAGTACCCTTGCGTCTGTGATCGCGGGTAAGGACGAGTTTGAAATTACCCGGGGTGAAATGTCCCTGAATGGTGAAGACATTTCCGAACTCGACCCGGAAGAGCGTGCGCATAAGGGTGTGTTTCTTTCTTTTCAATATCCCGTTGAGATTCCGGGAGTTTCAGTCACCAATTTTATAAAAACGGCGATCAACGAAACAAGAAAAGCCAAAGGACTTGAAGATATGCCGGCTTCAGAAATGCTAAAAAAAATTAAGGAAAAAGCAGATATGCTGGAGATCGATCGCAAATTTTTGTCGCGATCTCTTAATGAAGGATTTTCAGGAGGTGAGAAAAAACGAAATGAGATCTTTCAGCTCGCCATGATGGAACCGAAACTGGCAATATTAGACGAGACAGACTCAGGTCTGGATATCGACGCTTTAAAAGTGGTCGCCAGCGGTGTAAATAAACTAAGAAGCAAAGATAATGCTGTGATCGTGATTACACACTATCAGCGCTTGTTGGATTATATTGTGCCGGATTTTGTTCATGTATTGATGGACGGAAGAATCGTAAAATCGGGTAGTAAAGAACTGGCGTACGAGCTGGAAGAAAAAGGATACGACTGGATAAAAGAAGAATTGGTATAA
- the sufD gene encoding Fe-S cluster assembly protein SufD, which translates to MSLKDKLLSSYIAFEDHLEDDSPIHDLRNEAIKVFEANGFPSKKDEAWKYTSLNSLLKNDYSIFPGKEGNIEFKDVKKYFLHDVDTYKVVFVDGVYSSFLSETTHDKIDVCLMSSALNKPKYKPVIEAYFNKVAKNESLTSLNTAFVKEGAYIHIPKHKEVEKPIEIINFSTGNEAAIMLQPRNLIVVGENAHVQIIERHQSLSKNAVLTNSVTEIFAEKRAYIDYYKIQNDSPSASLIDNTYIAQEESSNCRVHTFSFGGHITRNNLNFYQNGEHCDSTLKGITILEEKQHVDHNTLVNHIAPNCESHQDYKGIFDENSTGVFNGKVIVEKEAQKTDAFQQNNNILISDKATINAKPQLEIFADDVKCSHGCTIGQLDEEAMFYLRSRGIGVKEARALLMYAFANTVLESVKIPELKGRINKLIANKIGVSLGFDM; encoded by the coding sequence ATGAGCCTAAAAGATAAATTACTTTCTTCATATATTGCCTTCGAGGATCACCTCGAAGACGACTCCCCTATTCACGATCTTAGAAATGAAGCAATCAAGGTTTTTGAAGCCAATGGATTCCCTTCAAAGAAAGATGAAGCATGGAAATACACTTCGCTAAACTCTCTTCTGAAAAACGATTACAGTATTTTCCCGGGCAAGGAAGGAAATATCGAATTTAAGGATGTAAAAAAGTACTTTCTACACGATGTAGATACGTATAAGGTGGTTTTTGTAGACGGAGTGTACAGTTCTTTTCTTTCAGAAACCACACATGATAAAATTGATGTGTGTTTAATGTCTTCTGCATTGAACAAGCCAAAATACAAGCCGGTAATTGAAGCCTATTTTAATAAGGTTGCTAAAAATGAAAGCCTTACATCATTAAATACTGCTTTTGTAAAGGAAGGTGCTTATATCCACATTCCGAAGCATAAGGAAGTTGAAAAACCTATTGAGATCATTAATTTCTCCACAGGAAATGAAGCGGCTATTATGCTTCAACCCCGCAACCTGATTGTTGTGGGAGAAAATGCGCATGTGCAGATCATTGAACGTCATCAGAGCTTATCGAAGAACGCAGTATTAACAAATTCGGTGACCGAGATCTTTGCAGAAAAGCGGGCGTATATAGATTATTATAAGATTCAGAATGACAGTCCGTCGGCATCCCTAATCGACAACACCTACATTGCTCAGGAAGAAAGCAGTAATTGTAGGGTACACACATTTTCTTTCGGCGGACATATAACCCGTAACAATCTCAATTTCTATCAAAACGGTGAACACTGCGATTCAACCTTAAAAGGAATAACCATATTGGAGGAAAAGCAGCATGTAGATCACAATACTCTGGTTAATCATATTGCTCCCAATTGTGAGAGCCATCAGGATTATAAAGGTATTTTCGATGAAAATTCTACCGGAGTCTTTAATGGAAAAGTGATCGTGGAGAAAGAAGCGCAAAAGACAGATGCCTTTCAGCAAAACAACAATATTCTCATTAGCGATAAGGCTACCATCAATGCCAAACCTCAGTTAGAGATCTTTGCCGATGACGTAAAATGTTCGCATGGTTGCACTATAGGTCAACTGGATGAAGAAGCTATGTTTTATCTTCGTTCCCGTGGTATTGGTGTAAAGGAGGCGCGGGCCTTACTCATGTATGCTTTCGCAAATACTGTTCTAGAAAGTGTAAAGATCCCTGAATTAAAAGGACGCATCAATAAGTTGATCGCAAACAAAATTGGTGTGAGTTTAGGTTTCGATATGTAG
- a CDS encoding aminotransferase class V-fold PLP-dependent enzyme — protein sequence MAFNINEIRKDFPILRRKINGHPLIYFDNAATTQKPQQVIDSIVEYYQNYNANIHRGVHSLSQEATDAYEIARKKIQKHFNIEKDYEVIFTSGTTHGINLVANGFTSLLNKGDEIIVSAMEHHSNIVPWQMLAEKTGAELKVIPMSEEGTLVLSEYKKLLSKRTKLVFVNHISNALGTINPIREITQLAHDAGAAVLIDGAQACSHIKPDLQELNVDFYVTSAHKMCGPTGVGILYGKEKWLNKLPPYQGGGEMIKEVTFANTTYADLPHKFEAGTPNICGGIAYGTAIDYLNTIGFDEIATYEAGLLDYATVELLKIEGLRIYGTGPHKTSVVSFNIEGIHPYDIGTIVDKMGIAVRTGHHCAQPIMEFYRIPGTVRASLTFYNTREEIDIFIQALRKAKAMLT from the coding sequence ATGGCCTTTAATATAAACGAAATACGAAAAGATTTTCCAATTCTTCGGCGTAAGATCAACGGGCATCCATTGATCTATTTCGATAATGCGGCTACCACACAAAAGCCTCAACAGGTCATCGACAGCATTGTGGAATATTATCAAAATTACAATGCTAATATTCACAGAGGAGTGCATTCGCTGTCTCAGGAGGCAACAGATGCTTACGAGATCGCGAGAAAAAAGATTCAGAAGCACTTTAATATTGAAAAGGACTATGAGGTAATTTTTACTTCAGGGACGACCCACGGAATAAACCTTGTGGCAAACGGATTTACTTCGCTGCTGAACAAGGGAGACGAAATTATCGTTTCAGCCATGGAACATCATTCAAATATCGTCCCATGGCAAATGCTTGCTGAAAAAACGGGAGCCGAACTTAAAGTTATTCCCATGAGTGAAGAAGGAACCCTGGTTCTTTCAGAATATAAAAAACTACTTTCAAAGCGCACGAAACTCGTATTTGTAAATCATATTTCCAACGCTTTAGGAACCATAAATCCTATTCGTGAGATCACGCAACTGGCTCATGACGCGGGTGCAGCCGTTTTAATTGACGGTGCACAGGCTTGTTCACATATTAAACCGGATCTACAAGAACTAAATGTTGATTTTTACGTGACTTCGGCCCATAAAATGTGTGGCCCAACCGGTGTGGGTATCCTCTACGGTAAAGAAAAATGGTTAAATAAGCTTCCCCCCTATCAGGGAGGAGGTGAGATGATAAAGGAAGTAACTTTTGCCAATACGACCTACGCAGATCTTCCTCATAAATTTGAAGCGGGAACCCCTAATATTTGTGGTGGAATTGCTTATGGTACGGCTATAGATTACCTGAACACTATAGGGTTTGATGAAATAGCAACATACGAAGCAGGATTGCTGGACTATGCTACGGTAGAACTTCTGAAAATAGAAGGATTGCGTATTTACGGTACCGGTCCCCATAAAACATCGGTGGTATCGTTCAATATTGAAGGAATACATCCTTACGATATAGGTACAATAGTCGATAAAATGGGAATAGCTGTTAGAACCGGTCACCATTGCGCTCAGCCCATAATGGAGTTTTATAGAATTCCGGGAACTGTTAGAGCCTCGTTAACGTTCTATAATACCAGAGAAGAAATAGATATATTTATACAGGCATTGCGAAAAGCAAAGGCCATGTTAACTTAA
- a CDS encoding META domain-containing protein, with protein sequence MKALTVLIAMVFTISLSSCDETKKVIDAAGNVQISGNYAVAKVNGKTISSNKPTISFTALDKAVNGNTGCNSFFGKYTLDLYALSFSEIASTEMACDAHIMKTENEFLQALRNTGSYALENDVLVLYSKNDRSILLEANRIKPENN encoded by the coding sequence ATGAAAGCACTTACAGTACTAATCGCAATGGTATTTACAATCTCACTGAGTAGTTGTGACGAAACAAAAAAGGTTATAGATGCTGCAGGAAATGTTCAAATCTCGGGAAACTATGCTGTAGCTAAAGTGAACGGAAAAACAATAAGCAGTAATAAACCTACCATCTCCTTTACCGCATTGGATAAAGCTGTGAATGGCAATACGGGTTGTAACAGTTTCTTCGGAAAGTACACCTTAGACCTTTATGCATTGAGTTTCTCAGAGATCGCTTCTACAGAAATGGCTTGCGACGCGCATATTATGAAAACCGAAAATGAATTTTTGCAGGCTTTAAGAAATACCGGATCGTATGCACTGGAAAACGATGTACTTGTACTGTATTCCAAGAATGACCGTAGTATCTTACTGGAAGCAAACCGCATAAAGCCTGAAAATAATTAA
- a CDS encoding SufE family protein — MSIESIQNDLVDEFEMFDDWMERYEYLIELGKHLPLIAEENKTEDKLIKGCQSKVWLHSELKDGKVVFTADSDAIITKGIVAIMVRVFSNQTPEAILDANTDFIDKIGLKEHLSPTRANGLVAMIKQLKLYAVAYQAQLKN; from the coding sequence ATGAGTATTGAATCCATACAGAATGACCTTGTTGATGAATTTGAGATGTTTGACGACTGGATGGAACGCTACGAATACCTTATTGAACTTGGGAAGCATTTACCCTTAATCGCTGAAGAAAATAAGACAGAAGATAAGTTGATCAAGGGGTGTCAATCCAAGGTTTGGTTACATTCAGAATTAAAGGATGGGAAGGTGGTCTTTACAGCCGATAGTGATGCCATTATTACAAAGGGTATAGTGGCAATAATGGTGCGAGTTTTTTCCAATCAGACTCCGGAAGCCATACTTGACGCCAACACAGATTTTATCGATAAGATTGGTTTGAAAGAACATTTGTCACCGACGCGTGCGAACGGACTCGTCGCGATGATCAAACAACTGAAATTATATGCTGTCGCCTATCAGGCACAGCTAAAAAATTAA
- a CDS encoding SUF system Fe-S cluster assembly protein, translated as MTAEAQIDTAELGEKIVKVLKTIYDPEIPVDIYELGLIYDVFVNEDREVKILMTLTTPNCPVAETLPVEVEDKVKSIKMVKDAEVEITFDPPWSQDLMSEEAKLELGML; from the coding sequence ATGACTGCTGAAGCACAAATAGATACTGCCGAACTAGGTGAAAAAATAGTTAAAGTACTAAAGACTATTTACGATCCCGAAATACCTGTAGACATTTATGAATTAGGTCTTATTTATGATGTTTTTGTAAACGAAGACCGGGAAGTTAAGATCCTGATGACTCTAACTACTCCAAATTGTCCCGTTGCGGAAACCTTACCGGTAGAAGTTGAAGACAAGGTAAAGTCTATAAAAATGGTCAAAGATGCTGAAGTAGAAATTACTTTCGATCCACCATGGAGTCAGGACTTAATGAGTGAAGAGGCCAAATTAGAACTGGGGATGTTATAG
- a CDS encoding DUF2480 family protein: MEGEIVNRVANSVLVTIDLEELYPEGERCVIDISQWLLEGLILKEKDYRASVKEHDWSQYRGQFVTLRCSTDAIVPAWAYMLISVQLAPYAEKVVIGSLEDLETILFSEIIDAVDLSAYKDKPVIIKGCSNKPVPPNAYVLLTQKLQPIAKSIMYGEACSSVPLYKRK; the protein is encoded by the coding sequence ATGGAGGGTGAGATAGTAAATAGAGTTGCAAACAGTGTTTTAGTTACAATAGACCTTGAGGAATTGTATCCTGAAGGAGAACGTTGTGTGATCGATATTTCGCAATGGCTCCTAGAAGGACTTATCTTAAAGGAAAAAGACTATCGCGCCTCCGTAAAGGAGCATGACTGGTCACAGTATCGCGGACAGTTTGTTACGCTGCGCTGCAGCACAGATGCTATTGTACCGGCTTGGGCGTATATGCTTATAAGCGTTCAGTTGGCACCATATGCTGAAAAAGTTGTCATTGGGTCACTTGAAGATCTTGAAACTATACTTTTTTCAGAAATCATAGATGCTGTGGATCTTTCAGCATACAAAGACAAGCCTGTCATTATAAAAGGCTGCTCTAACAAACCCGTGCCTCCAAATGCTTATGTACTACTGACTCAGAAATTGCAACCCATTGCAAAAAGTATCATGTACGGAGAGGCCTGTTCTTCTGTTCCTCTGTATAAACGAAAATAA
- a CDS encoding DUF3078 domain-containing protein — translation MRKNYFILLLLVAPLSIFAQDEAEKEETPDGWHKAGNISLLFNQAAFNAEWTGGGTSNYAANLTLNYDFNYKQGKLLWDNRIMADYGITKTKDQEFTRKTNDRLEFNSLLGRQINESNWYYSLFLNFKTQFTSGYEYFEDTMGNEARLETTKFMSPGYLQFGPGMLWKKNENLKVNIAPATARLIFVDDVFTTTVGYMDGDYFGVDAGESTRFEFGAAISGYAKFNAMENISIENVLNLYSNYLEDPQNIDIDYTLNVVMTVNKWISANATFQAIYDDNAVQGFQIREALGIGVTYAF, via the coding sequence ATGAGAAAAAACTATTTTATTTTATTGCTATTGGTTGCGCCATTATCCATCTTTGCTCAGGATGAAGCCGAAAAAGAAGAAACTCCGGACGGATGGCATAAAGCCGGAAACATCTCGCTTTTATTTAACCAGGCTGCTTTCAACGCAGAATGGACAGGAGGTGGAACCTCCAACTACGCAGCAAATCTTACCCTCAACTATGATTTTAACTACAAGCAGGGTAAATTACTTTGGGACAACCGTATAATGGCAGATTACGGCATTACCAAAACCAAAGACCAGGAATTTACCAGAAAGACTAATGACCGTTTGGAATTCAATTCCCTATTGGGACGACAGATAAATGAAAGCAATTGGTATTATTCCTTATTTCTGAATTTTAAAACTCAGTTTACTTCGGGTTACGAATATTTCGAAGATACAATGGGCAATGAAGCTCGTTTGGAAACCACTAAATTCATGTCTCCGGGCTATCTTCAGTTTGGACCCGGTATGCTCTGGAAGAAGAACGAAAATCTGAAGGTTAATATAGCTCCCGCAACCGCGAGACTTATTTTTGTAGATGATGTATTTACAACAACTGTAGGATATATGGATGGAGACTACTTTGGGGTAGATGCCGGAGAAAGTACACGATTCGAATTTGGAGCTGCAATCTCAGGGTATGCGAAGTTTAATGCTATGGAAAATATAAGTATTGAAAACGTACTTAACCTGTATTCAAACTATCTTGAAGATCCTCAAAATATCGATATAGACTACACACTCAATGTCGTCATGACGGTTAATAAATGGATCTCTGCAAATGCTACATTTCAGGCAATCTATGACGACAATGCCGTGCAAGGCTTTCAGATAAGAGAGGCTCTTGGAATTGGAGTCACCTATGCATTTTAA
- the hflX gene encoding GTPase HflX has protein sequence MLEESTIEYEKVILIGLITQLQDEEKSKEYLDELEFLAYTAGGEVYKRFVQKMQMPNPKTFIGTGKMEEVREYVEENDIGTAIFDDELSPAQQKNIEKILRCKIIDRTNLILDIFAQRAQTSYARTQVELAQYEYLLPRLAGMWTHLERQRGGIGMRGPGETEIETDRRIVRDRISLLKKKIATIDKQMAVQRGNRGALVRVALVGYTNVGKSTLMNVISKSEVFAENKLFATLDTTVRKVVIGNLPFLLTDTVGFIRKLPTQLVESFKSTLDEVREADLLLHVVDISHDSFEDHIASVNKILDEIDSADKPTVMVFNKIDAFTNQTIDEDDLTTERTKAHYTLEDWKRTWMNTENTDAIFISALNKENLEEFRKMVYEKVREIHVTRFPYNNFLYPEEYHYEE, from the coding sequence ATGCTAGAAGAATCAACCATAGAATACGAAAAGGTAATTTTAATCGGTCTCATTACTCAGCTTCAGGACGAGGAAAAATCTAAGGAGTATCTCGATGAGCTCGAGTTCCTCGCATATACTGCCGGTGGGGAAGTGTATAAACGGTTTGTTCAGAAAATGCAAATGCCAAACCCTAAGACCTTTATTGGAACGGGAAAAATGGAGGAAGTCCGTGAGTATGTAGAGGAAAATGACATTGGTACCGCAATTTTCGATGACGAACTTTCTCCGGCGCAACAAAAGAATATTGAGAAGATACTGAGATGTAAGATCATTGACCGAACAAATTTAATTCTAGACATTTTTGCACAAAGAGCTCAGACGAGCTATGCAAGAACCCAGGTAGAACTTGCCCAATACGAATACTTGTTACCGAGATTAGCAGGAATGTGGACTCACCTTGAAAGGCAACGTGGGGGAATTGGAATGCGCGGACCCGGGGAAACAGAGATCGAAACCGACAGGCGGATTGTGCGTGATAGGATATCACTTCTTAAAAAGAAGATAGCAACCATCGACAAACAAATGGCTGTACAGCGGGGTAACCGTGGTGCACTTGTTAGAGTTGCACTTGTGGGGTATACCAATGTGGGAAAATCTACGCTTATGAATGTGATAAGTAAAAGTGAAGTCTTTGCAGAGAATAAGCTCTTCGCAACTCTGGATACTACGGTTAGAAAAGTGGTAATAGGCAACCTGCCATTTTTACTCACCGATACCGTTGGTTTTATCAGGAAGCTCCCAACACAATTGGTAGAATCCTTTAAAAGTACTTTGGATGAGGTTCGTGAAGCCGATCTACTGTTGCATGTTGTGGATATTTCTCACGACTCTTTTGAAGATCATATTGCGTCTGTAAATAAAATTCTGGACGAAATAGACAGTGCCGACAAACCAACGGTGATGGTTTTTAATAAAATTGATGCATTTACCAATCAAACCATAGATGAGGATGATCTAACGACCGAAAGAACAAAGGCTCACTATACGCTAGAGGACTGGAAGCGCACATGGATGAATACTGAAAATACCGACGCTATTTTTATTTCGGCCCTCAACAAGGAAAATTTGGAGGAATTCCGGAAAATGGTGTATGAGAAGGTTAGGGAGATTCATGTTACCCGGTTTCCTTATAATAATTTCTTATATCCCGAAGAGTATCACTATGAGGAATGA
- a CDS encoding gliding motility-associated C-terminal domain-containing protein, whose translation MNKSLLLRLASCVTFVFFVHTANAQLGCNVVDAGPDVSVDCDNNCTTLEASIIAIPLQETSSYTISAPSCPLPPISGGTPTNLIIDDRWSNPIALPFDFDFYLNSYNQLVVGANGQISFNVGLAGAFNAWNIDPGDLIPTSDSSFPLNTIYGAFHDLDPSVTADPTQLNYFVDGVAPYRTFVMNFDNVPHFGSSCNTTFFTSQQIVLYETLNVIEVNLIDKPACNAWNDGLAVVGLMGNDLTEFAVPPGRNTGFWEATGETWRFIPDGNPTVNSSFEWRDETGTVIGTDLSIEVCPNQTATYTAALIYEESPGTFNTITDDVIVTVDDQLTVNVGGDQEFCEESSYTMTADIGNIDPSQATFLWNTGETTQSITVNQTGVYEVEVNFFQCTGTDSATITFNENPDIDLGSDFETCFDEQVVLDASPSNYDPSLATYEWSLNGTVIAGETSQTLVVTEAGTYSVVVTVDNCTSEDSITISPRDDLAVSLGDDLQTCPDEVQVLTATTDETNVTYEWFLNGDLIAGETTSSIEISVPSNTVGSQTYSVVITKGECTGTDDIDVTLFSGAGCIISEGISPNNDGFNDCLDLEFLANRSGSFSIEVFNRHGRSIFQQSNYSNEWCGQADNDELLPSGTYYYVLKFETPDVEYGSVKTGWIYLNRDSN comes from the coding sequence ATGAATAAATCACTACTCCTGAGATTAGCATCATGTGTTACATTCGTTTTCTTCGTTCATACGGCGAATGCACAACTAGGTTGTAACGTAGTAGATGCCGGACCCGATGTTTCTGTCGACTGTGACAATAATTGCACGACTTTAGAAGCTTCAATTATAGCAATTCCGCTTCAGGAAACATCATCGTACACAATTTCCGCACCTTCATGTCCCCTGCCTCCAATTAGCGGAGGAACTCCCACGAATCTTATAATTGATGATCGTTGGAGTAATCCAATAGCGCTGCCTTTTGATTTTGACTTTTATCTAAACAGTTATAATCAACTCGTAGTTGGTGCAAACGGACAGATATCATTTAACGTAGGTTTAGCGGGCGCGTTCAATGCTTGGAACATCGACCCGGGAGATCTGATCCCAACGTCCGATTCCAGTTTTCCATTAAACACTATTTATGGTGCTTTTCATGATCTGGATCCAAGTGTAACAGCAGATCCCACGCAGTTAAACTATTTTGTGGATGGTGTGGCTCCTTATAGAACTTTTGTAATGAATTTCGATAACGTTCCGCATTTCGGTTCAAGTTGTAACACCACATTTTTTACTTCACAGCAGATTGTACTTTATGAAACATTAAATGTAATTGAAGTAAACTTAATAGATAAACCTGCCTGTAATGCATGGAATGATGGATTGGCAGTTGTTGGTTTAATGGGGAACGATCTAACCGAATTCGCAGTTCCTCCGGGAAGAAATACCGGATTCTGGGAAGCAACCGGAGAAACATGGCGTTTTATTCCGGATGGTAACCCAACTGTAAACTCGAGCTTCGAATGGCGCGACGAGACCGGAACCGTAATCGGCACCGATCTATCTATAGAGGTTTGTCCTAATCAAACCGCTACGTATACCGCTGCACTTATTTATGAAGAATCACCCGGTACATTTAATACCATTACCGATGATGTAATAGTTACTGTTGATGATCAACTTACAGTAAATGTTGGAGGTGATCAGGAATTTTGTGAAGAAAGTTCGTATACCATGACTGCCGATATTGGAAATATCGATCCTTCGCAGGCGACTTTCCTTTGGAATACAGGAGAAACGACTCAAAGTATTACCGTTAATCAAACTGGTGTTTACGAGGTAGAGGTTAATTTTTTCCAGTGTACGGGAACCGATTCTGCCACTATTACCTTTAATGAAAATCCGGATATCGATTTGGGAAGTGACTTCGAAACTTGTTTTGATGAGCAGGTGGTGCTTGACGCAAGTCCCTCTAATTACGATCCTAGTTTGGCAACCTATGAGTGGAGCCTTAACGGAACTGTAATTGCCGGTGAGACGAGTCAGACCTTAGTAGTTACAGAGGCCGGGACTTACAGTGTAGTAGTTACCGTAGATAATTGTACAAGTGAAGATTCTATTACCATATCTCCCCGTGACGATCTCGCTGTTTCTTTAGGAGATGATCTGCAAACCTGTCCGGATGAGGTTCAGGTGCTTACGGCCACAACCGATGAAACCAATGTGACTTATGAATGGTTCTTAAACGGCGATCTCATTGCCGGAGAAACCACAAGCAGTATAGAAATTTCAGTTCCATCAAATACGGTTGGAAGTCAGACCTATAGTGTTGTGATCACAAAAGGAGAATGTACCGGGACAGATGATATAGATGTTACCCTATTCTCTGGTGCAGGATGTATTATTTCTGAAGGTATTTCACCAAATAATGACGGATTTAATGACTGTTTGGATCTTGAGTTCCTAGCAAACCGAAGCGGTTCATTTTCAATTGAAGTCTTTAACAGACACGGCCGCTCTATATTTCAGCAAAGTAACTATTCTAACGAATGGTGCGGGCAAGCCGATAACGATGAATTATTGCCCTCGGGAACTTATTATTACGTATTAAAATTTGAAACCCCTGATGTAGAATACGGATCAGTAAAAACTGGGTGGATCTATCTTAACCGGGACTCCAATTAA